The Aquipuribacter hungaricus genome segment CCAGGGACGCGAGGAAGGTCTCCCCGCCCGACAGCGTCCCGGCCGGGCGGCGGCGCCCCGTCCACGCGTCGAGCACGGCGAGCCCGAGCCCGGCACGGCGGCGCCGGTCCTCCCCCTCCTCGACGTGGACGAGGGCGTAGCGGCCGTCGCTCATGCCGTGCAGGCGCAGGTTGGCGGCCTCGACGACGTGCTGCAGGTGGGCCGCCAGGACGTACGTCGACAGGGCGGTGCCCCTGTCGTTGGCGCCGCCGCACAGCTCGGCGAGCGCCCGGGTGGCCTCGGCCTCGGCGCGCAGCGGCCCGGTGGCCTCCTCCGCGCGCACGAGCCGGGGCACGTGGCGGCGCAGGCCGTCGCGGACCGTCGCC includes the following:
- a CDS encoding SbcC/MukB-like Walker B domain-containing protein, whose translation is ATVRDGLRRHVPRLVRAEEATGPLRAEAEATRALAELCGGANDRGTALSTYVLAAHLQHVVEAANLRLHGMSDGRYALVHVEEGEDRRRRAGLGLAVLDAWTGRRRPAGTLSGGETFLASLALALGLADVVTAEAGGARIDALFVDEGFGTLDPESLDRAMDVLDELQEHGRMVGVVSHVSELQQRLPRQVHVEPGRTGSTVRVLTG